CTGAATATCATACCTCGTTCGACGATTTGTCTTTGATCACATCGCAAGGCCTACAAGGCGGTTACACGGTGGTCAAGACGATTTTGACTTTGCTCGAGGCAAATCATGTTTTTCGCACTACAGTGCTGTGCGAGCCGCAGCTGGGGCGGCGGGGGCTTTATCCGACTTTGAGTACGCGAGATTCGGCGCGAGATGTTGCGACGATGATGAATCTGCTCGCTTACGCAGACGGCAGCCATGATCTGATCGCCATTGCGGAACGTATCGGCGTTTTTGCATTGGATTTGGTACCCATTGCCGAGCGCTTGCATGCAAAAGGCTTGCTGGAGATCCTGCAATGAAAGGACTGCTCAGCCGACATGTCAAAAGAAGAGTCAAAGGCATTTCAGGCCCGGTTCTTGCTGAACAGAACACGGGATAACGCCGCCCGGCAATTCCTGCCGACAGACTTCCCGCTAAGGCGGCGCCCATCCCGAAGCTTGTTATGAAAGGGCGTCAACCATGAGCACCTTGTCGATCGGCGTCAGCGCGTTGCGCAATGCGAACATCGCACTGGCAACGACAAGCCACAACATCGCCAATGTCAACACCGATGGCTTCCGCCGGCAAAGCGTCGTGTTCACGAACAATCCACCGATGTTCACCGGCAGCGGGTTCATCGGCCAGGGCGCGCAGATCGCCACGGTGCAGCGCAGCTACGACCTTTTTCTCGAGCGGCAGCTCATCCAGGTCGATGTCCAAAATGCCTATTGGCAGAAGAAGTCGGCGGCCCTGGGGCAGATCGATGCGATCCTCGGCGATCGCTCTGCCGGCGTCAGTGCGGCGCTGCAAGGCTTCTTCGCGGCATGGAACGATCTTGCCAACGACCCGACCAGCACCGCGGCCCGCCAGGGGGTGATCAGCGCCGCGCATACGCTGGCCGATACCGTGAATGCCCAGGGCAATTATCTGCTCGGCTTGCAAGACGGCGTCAATGGCGAAATCACTGACAAGGTGACCAGCATCAACGATCTCGCCCGCCGGGTCGCGGAACTGAACGTGCGCATCGGCGCGCTGCAGGGGGCCAGTGGCCACGAGGTCAACGACTTATTGGATCAGCGCGATACGGCGCTGGCGCAATTGAACCGGCTGGCCGGTGTGAGCGTCATCCAGAACAATGAGGCCGATGTCAGCGTATTCCTCGGCGGCCACGCGCTGGTGCAAAACGGCTCCTTCTTTCCGCTGACTGCGCAGGCCGCGCCGTATGATCCGGCGCGCATCGAGGTCTATGCCGGATCAAAGGCTTTGACGCAAGCCGGACTGATCGGCGGCGAGCTTGGCGCCCTGCTCGATTTTCGTCGGGAGAGCCTCGATACCGCGCAAAACGCGCTGGGGCGCATCGCGCTGGCGGTGGCGCAGCAGGTCAATACCCTGCATCAATCGGGTACGGATCTGGCGGGAAATTTAGGCGGCCTGTTTTTCGCCGATCCGACTTCTCTACCGGCAAGCTTTGCCGCGCAGACGAACTCCGGCACGGGAGTCTTGACCGCGCAGCTTTCGAATTCCGCGCAGCTGACCACCAGCGATTACGAGCTGCGTTACGATGGCGCGAACTACATCTTGCGTCGCGTCAGCGATGGGCAGACCTGGTCTGATACCAGTCTGGCGAGTTTGTCGGCGACCGCGGCACAAGGTTTCTCGCTGTCGATGACCGGCACGCCGAGCACGGGTGATAGTTTCCTGATCCGTCCGACCGCGCCAGCCGCAAACCGGCTCGAAGTGACGATTGCCGATACGGTAAAAATCGCTGCAGCTCTTCCCGGTGGCGGCACGCTCGACAACCGCAATGCGCTGGCGATTGCCGGCTTGCGTACCGATCGCACGGTGATTGCCGGCAACAACAGCTTCGAGAGCGCCTATGAGGGCTGGGTGAGCGATGTCGGGCATGCGAGCTCGGCCGCGAAAGCGCAAGGCGCGGTGTTCGACAATCTCTCCAAGCAGGCCAAGGCCGCGCAACAAGCCGAATCCGGCGTGAATCTCGACGAAGAAGCCGCCAACCTGATGCTCTACCAGCATTACTACCAGGCGGCGGCGCGGATGATCAAGGTGAGCGACGAGTTGTTCCAGACGATCCTGTCTCTAGGAGGGTGACTCCTATGCGTATTTCCACGGCCCTGATCTACGAACGCAACACGGCGGCATTGTTCGCCAAGCAGGAGCGTTTGTCCGGCTTGCAACAGCAGCTCGCCACCGGACGGCGCATTTTGACGCCGGCAGACGACCCGAGCGGCGCGCAGCGCGCCTTGCAGCTTGCACGCAGTCTGGCCGAGCTG
This genomic interval from Sulfuricystis multivorans contains the following:
- the flgK gene encoding flagellar hook-associated protein FlgK, whose protein sequence is MSTLSIGVSALRNANIALATTSHNIANVNTDGFRRQSVVFTNNPPMFTGSGFIGQGAQIATVQRSYDLFLERQLIQVDVQNAYWQKKSAALGQIDAILGDRSAGVSAALQGFFAAWNDLANDPTSTAARQGVISAAHTLADTVNAQGNYLLGLQDGVNGEITDKVTSINDLARRVAELNVRIGALQGASGHEVNDLLDQRDTALAQLNRLAGVSVIQNNEADVSVFLGGHALVQNGSFFPLTAQAAPYDPARIEVYAGSKALTQAGLIGGELGALLDFRRESLDTAQNALGRIALAVAQQVNTLHQSGTDLAGNLGGLFFADPTSLPASFAAQTNSGTGVLTAQLSNSAQLTTSDYELRYDGANYILRRVSDGQTWSDTSLASLSATAAQGFSLSMTGTPSTGDSFLIRPTAPAANRLEVTIADTVKIAAALPGGGTLDNRNALAIAGLRTDRTVIAGNNSFESAYEGWVSDVGHASSAAKAQGAVFDNLSKQAKAAQQAESGVNLDEEAANLMLYQHYYQAAARMIKVSDELFQTILSLGG